Proteins from one Palaemon carinicauda isolate YSFRI2023 chromosome 26, ASM3689809v2, whole genome shotgun sequence genomic window:
- the LOC137620067 gene encoding uncharacterized protein — translation MSGVSGNDQCRFCHTAVESVGHLVSASQTLLADGHYTACHNKICKYIHWKICKEYKIEVKDKVWDHEPESVTSNRGIIIFYDKIILTGRYIEGGAIRPDIVIWNKEETTAKIIDVTLPTDFGLNRAERQKITKYQELKNNLKNTWELKEIGIISVVVGQQDL, via the coding sequence ATGTCAGGCGTATCAGGAAACGACCAGTGTAGGTTTTGTCATACAGCAGTTGAGAGTGTTGGTCATCTGGTTTCAGCCAGCCAGACTCTACTTGCAGATGGTCACTACACAGCTTGTCACAAtaagatctgtaaatatatacattggaaaatatgtaaagaatacaaaattgaagtaaaagataaggtTTGGGACCATGAACCAGAATCAGTTACCTCCAACAGAGGCATTATCATCTTTTATGATAAGATAATCCTGACAGGAAGATatatagaaggaggtgctataagaCCTGATATTGTGATTTGGAATAAAGAAGAAACAACAGCAAAAATTATAGATGTGACATTACCCACTGATTTTGGCCTCAATAGAGCTGAGaggcagaaaataacaaaatatcaagaactgaAGAACAACTTGAAAAACACATGGGAACTGAAAGAGATAGGAATAATATCTGTGGTGGTGGGGCAACAGGACTTATGA